One segment of Panicum virgatum strain AP13 chromosome 1K, P.virgatum_v5, whole genome shotgun sequence DNA contains the following:
- the LOC120709243 gene encoding phosphoenolpyruvate carboxylase kinase 2-like — translation MSGELKRDYEIGEEIGRGRFGVVHRCTSRATGEAFAVKSVDRSQLADDLDRELAQLEPKLAQLASAGNPGVVQVHAVYEDEAWTHTVMDLCTGPDLLDWMGLRRGEPVPEPVAAAIVAQLAQALALCHRRGVAHRDVKPDNILINAAAEEDEEEEDGRGAAPRARLADFGSAAWVGAGGLGRAEGLVGTPHYVAPEVVAGGEYGAKADVWSAGVVMYALLSGGALPFVGESAAEVLAAVMRGSVRFQPRLFGGVSPAAKDLMRRMICRDEWRRFTAEQVLAHPWIVTGGGARAMEQPT, via the exons ATGAGTGGGGAGCTGAAGAGGGACTACGAGATCGGCGAGGAGATCGGTCGCGGCCGCTTCGGGGTGGTCCACCGGTGCACGTCCCGCGCCACCGGCGAGGCCTTCGCCGTCAAGTCCGTGGACCGTTCGCAGCTGGCCGACGACCTCGACCGCGAGCTCGCGCAGCTGGAGCCGAAGCTGGCTCAGCTCGCCAGCGCGGGCAACCCCGGCGTGGTGCAGGTGCACGCGGTGTACGAGGACGAGGCGTGGACGCACACGGTGATGGACCTGTGCACGGGCCCGGACCTGCTCGACTGGAtgggcctccgccgcggcgagcCGGTGCCGGAGCCCGTGGCGGCCGCCATCGTGGCGCAGCTCGCCCAGGCGCTGGCGCTGTGCCACCGCCGCGGGGTGGCGCACCGCGACGTCAAGCCCGACAACATCCTCatcaacgccgccgccgaggaggacgaggaggaggaggacggccgcggggcggcgccgcgcgcgcgcctggcGGACTTCGGGTCCGCGGCGTGGGTGGGCGCGGGGGGCCTGGGCCGCGCGGAGGGGCTGGTGGGGACGCCCCACTACGTGGCCCCcgaggtggtggccggcggcgagtacGGCGCCAAGGCCGACGTGTGGAGCGCCGGGGTGGTGATGTACGCGCTGCTgtccggcggcgcgctcccctTCGTCGGCGAGAGCGCCGCGGAGGTGCTGGCGGCCGTGATGCGCGGCAGCGTGCGGTTCCAGCCCAGGCTGTTCGGCGGCGTGTCCCCGGCGGCCAAGGACCTGATGCGGCGCATGATCTGCCGCGACGAGTGGAGGAGGTTCACCGCCGAGCAGGTCCTCG CTCACCCGTGGATcgtgaccggcggcggagcccgGGCAATGGAGCAGCCGACCTGA